The Moraxella nasicaprae sequence CCATTTTTTGTGTTCCAATTCTGGATATTGGGCAAATACTTGATGCAGCCAATAGACTGAGGAATGATGTCGGTAGGGATATTTGCGAACATCAACACCACGAGAAACGCAGACCAGCTGTCTGTCATGTTTTTTGGTTAATTTTTTAAGAAAATAATTTTCGATACTTTGTGAAGCACAGATTAACACATCAGCATCAAAGATTGCTTTACTATATTGGTTTAATGGATAAAATCCATACAAGCTACTGACGATTTTTGGGCGATGCTCTACATTGATATGACGCAACGCCCAGTGCAGCACCCATGCAGGCGTGCGAGAATGCACATGAATGACATCAGGGTGATGGGTGTTAATAATGCGTCTTAACGCCCAAATATGCCGCAATGCCCACCAGCTTTTTTTGGGCATATCCAAGCGATAATAATCTGCACCATCACGAATCAGGCGAGTAACCAGCTCATCATCTTCATCAGCGGAGGCAATGACAACCGACTCATGCCCTGCCTTGATGAGTGCATGAGAAATGGCGTAAACACCTCGTTCAGACTCATCGTGTTTGAGCGATGAACACAGCTGTAAAACTTTCATAAAATTAAATGGCGGTTTTTAGAAAATCAAGCAGGTTGGTCAGGTGTTCTTTGGCTTTGACATTGCGAAAGCTACCAATCATTTGACCATTACCATCAAATACAAAAGTTGAACGCACAACACCCAGATGAGTCTTGCCATACATCATTTTTTCTTTGATGACATCAAAATGCTGGCATAATGCTTCATCGGTGTCGCTGATGAGGTCGATGGTTAAAGCGTGTTTGTTGATGAAGTTTTGGTGTGATTTGACCCCATCTCTGGATATGCCAATCACTCGGTAGCCAAGCTGTGACAGGGTCTTGATTTCTTGGCTAAAATCGGTGGCTTGAACGGTGCAGCCTTGTGTGTTGTCTTTGGGATAAAAATATAAAATCAGCCCCTGTTTATCTGCACAGATTTCATCAAAATTGGTTTGGCAATGCGTGCCATCAGCTTTGACCAGATTGACAGAAAAGGTAGGTAGGGCGATGTTTTCTTGGGTGTTTTTCATACAAAAATAAGTAGATAAATTGGTGGTTATTCTACCGCTAATTGGTTGGCGGTGCGTTGATTTTTTACAAAAAATTAGGGCTATTTTACAAATGAATACAAAAATTTGCAAATGATTAAGTTTTTATTTGTAATTCTTTGGCATTTTCAGTAAAATTAGCGGATTTAATTGATTGTTAGGGCTTGCGATTGTTGTTACATCGGCTGGTGTGATGTGTCAATGATGGCAAAATTTTGTTAATTCTTTGGATTTGTCATGTCTTTATTTTCATTTTTGCAGGTTCAAGAGCGTGGTTCATCAGTTCGTCAAGAAGTGATTGCTGGTCTAACCACTTTTTTGGCGATGGTCTATTCGGTCATCGTAGTGCCAAATATGCTATCACAAGCAGGATTTCCTGCTGAGTCGGTGTTCATCGCAACCTGTTTGGTGGCTGGCTTGGGTTCGATATTGATTGGATTGTGGGCAAATGTGCCAATGGCGATTGGCTGTGCGATTTCGCTGACGGCATTTACTGCGTTTAGCTTGGTGCTTGGGCAGGGTGTCAGTGTACCTGTGGCGCTGGGGGCGATTTTTTTGATGGGTGTGGTGTTTACGCTCATCTCGGTCACAGGCATTCGTGCGTGGATTTTGCGTAACTTACCTGCCTCAATCGCTCACGGAGCTGGTATTGGGATTGGTTTATTTTTGCTATTGATTGCTGCTAATGGTGTGGGGTTGGTTGTGGGCAATGATGCTGGATTGCCTGTCAAAATGGGGCAGTTTACCTCCTTGCCTGTGATGTTGTCATTGCTTGGCTTGGTGGCAATCATTGGTCTAGAACGCCTAAAAATCAAAGGCAGTATCTTGTGGGTCATCATTGCTATTACCGCCATTGGACTGATTTTTGACCCACAGGTCAAGTTTACAGGTTCTATCCTAAAAGTGCCTAGCTTTGGTGCAGAATCGCTGTTCATGAGCCTAGATGTAATGGGGGCGTTGAATACGGCGATTTTGCCAGTGGTATTTGCATTGGTGATGACGGCGATTTTTGATGCCACAGGTACGATTCGTGCGGTGGCAGGACAAGCCAACCTGTTGGACAAAGATGGTCAAATCATCAACGGTGGCAAGGCACTAACTTCTGACTCACTGGGTAGCATTTTATCTGGTGTTTTTGGAACTGCTCCTGCGGCAGTGTATATCGAGTCAGCAGCAGGAACGGCTGTCGGTGGCAAAACAGGCTTGACCGCCATTGTGGTGGGTGTGCTGTTTTTGTTGATGTTGTTTTTTCAGCCATTGGCGTTCTTGGTACCAAGTTATGCTACTGCACCTGCGTTGATGTATGTTGGTTTGCTCATGCTGAGCAATGTCTCAAAACTTGATTTTGATGACTTTATCGGAGCAATGAGTGGTTTGGTGTGTGCTGTTTTTATCGTACTGACCGCCAACATCGTGACAGGCATCATGCTTGGTTTTGCAACTTTGGTATTAGGTCGCTTGATTGCAGGTGAATTTAAGAAACTTAATATCGGTACGGTGCTGATTGCCATTATTTTGGTGGCGTTTTATGTACTTGGTTATGCCATCTAATCTAAGTATAGCAAGCATCAAAAAACCCTGTCGCATGGCAGGGTTTTTTATTTGACTAAAACAAGGTGATGATGTGCTGATAGATGCGTTGTCGATGTGTTTCATCGGTGGTTAATAAGTCGTCCAACCAAGCACCATCAACGGCATAGCGAATGACGGCAAATTTTGGGTCGCCATCGGTTGTCTCAAATTGGCGTAGTTTTTGATTGAGCCAGTCCTGCCATTGTGCCTGCATTTGCCCATCAGCATTGATGACCTGACGCAAATTTGCCCAAGCACTCGCCATGCCAATATTAGGGTCATAAAATAGCACATCAAGATAAGACCGAGTAAAGATACCCGCCTGCTTGGGGTTTTGGTTAATTTTTGCCAAAATCGCTGTATTTAGCTGTGCGATGAACAGTCCAATGACCGCAGCAATCAGCTCTTCTTTGCTTTTAAAATGATGAAATAATCCGCCTTTGCTGGTGCCAGCGTGGTCAGCGACTTTTTGCATGGATAGATTGGCAATGCCTTCTTTGACCATCAGGTTTTTGGCGGTCAAAATTAGGGTGTGTCTGAGTTGTTCTGGATTGTTTTTGCGTTTTTTTGGGGTATTTTGATGTGCTTGATTGTCATCAAATAAAGTGTCTGCTTGCATTGATTTGCCTTAAAAATAAAAAACCATCTGGTCGGTATTTTATAAAAAAAGCAACCAGATGGCAAGCGTGATGATGGGTTTGATGATTGTATGGATGTCGTGTGATTGCTAAATCGACACCAAAAACCAATCATCTGCAATCCATCAAGGCTAAGACAAATCTTGATAGCGAGTTTGGTCAGCCATGCCTGCTTCTAAAAATCCTTGCATACGCAAATGACAGCTGTCGCACGCACCACATGCACGCCCAGATTCATCAGCACGATAACAAGATACAGTCTGTGCATAGTCCACGCCAAGCGATGAACCTAATTGTAGTGTTTGTGCCTTTGATAAGTGCTGTAAAGGAGCAATGATTTGCAGGCGGTTGCCTTGTCTGCCAGCCACCGTTGCTAGGTTTGCCAAGCGTTCGAAAGCCTCGATGAAATCGGGACGACAATCAGGATAGCCTGAATAATCCACCGAGCTGACACCGATGACGATGTGGTTGGCTTGGGAGACTTCCGCCAATGCTAACGCATAAGATAAAAAAATCGTATTACGAGCTGGTACATAAGTGATGGGGGCAACCTGAGCCTCGTCACTATATGTGGTGTTTTCATCATAATTTGGCACAGCAAGCGTTTCATCGGTCAAGGCAGAGCCACCAAGCTGAGCAATGTCAATATCAATAATGCGATGCTCCACGCCAAGACTGCTGGCAATATTGATGGCACAGTTTAGCTCGCTAGAATGTTTTTGACCATAACGAAAACTTAGGGCAATGACTTTATCAAAATGAGATTTTGCCCAATAAAGGCAAGTGGTTGAATCCAGTCCGCCTGAAAATAGTACAATGGCGGTTTGTTGATTGGTTGTTTGCATAAGTGTATTTTGCGATGAAAATAAACTGATAAAGATAGCTTATTTTGTCTTGCATTTCAAGAATTAAGCACGCTGTGCTGTATAATTTTTCAATAAATTTATGTTATAATGACACTTTTAGATATATTGGACTTGGTTTTTTGGTCATGGATACAGAAATTATCAAAATTATTTTGGCACTACTTGTGCTGATTAACCCTTCTGGTGCATTGATTTTGTTTTTACATTTTACCAGCGATTATGATTTGGTTAGTAAACGCAAAGTGGCACAGATTGCCTGTTTGACGGTGTTCATCACGATTGCTTTTTTTGTGCTGTTTGGACAGTCTATCTTAAACGGCTTGGGCATTTCTTTGGGGTCGTTTCGTGTTGCAGGCGGGGTGTTGTTATTTTTAATCGCACTTAGCATGATGAGTGATGGCAAAAACCCTGTCAAACCAAAAGGCGATGAAGTTGCTCAGGAAGTATCGCACTCGCTTGGTATTGCGGTTGTGCCACTTGCCATTCCGATGATGATTGGTCCAGGTGGTATCTCAACGGTCATCATCTATTCTGCCCAAATGCAAACCATGATGGATAAGATGACTATTATTGTGGCAGGCTTGTGCATCAGTTTATTTTGCTATTTGTCTTTGATGGCGGCAGAACGCATCAGTCGCTTGTTGGGCGATACAGGACTGAGTGTCATCAATCGTATCATGGGCATCATTTTGGCAGCATTGTCTATCGAAATCATCGTGTCTGGCTTGCGTGCCATTTTCCCCATGTTGGCTTGATGTGAAATTTGATAAAATTAAAAAAATCCCTCGATAGGCTCATCGGGGGATTTTTTATTGGGCAAATCATGCTCAATCTGCCGTCAGAGGTGTTTGTAATCTGGGGCGATTTGGGCTGATTTTTTTGAGCAGTTCTGCATCAATAGGTAGGATACCACCTGTGATGATGTCTGCCAAAATCTGTGAACATAGCGGAGCAAAACAAAAACCCTTTGACCCCATGCCGTACATGGCATAGCGTTTATCATCATCGCCAATCATGCCGACAATGGGGTGATAGTCGGGCGTCTGAGCTCTGATGCCAGCCTTCCCAAATAAGGGTTGATGGCTGATTTGTTTGGCAATCTCTGGTAGGGCGTGTGTCAATTTATCTTGATTAAACTGATGTTCTTCATCATACACACCATCATCTGTGCTATTTCGCACAAAACTTGCCCCAAATAATAGATGTGTTTGATTGTCTTCATGAAACTGCCCACAATAGCCGTCATATTTAATCGGCGTGCTGGGTAGTTGATGATGTTCATCATTCATCGCTACCCAAGATAATTGCCCACGAATTTTGCGACAAACAAACAACTCGTCAGACAAGGTATCGCTTAAAAATCCTGCACAAATCACCACATGGTCGGCTGTGATGTGATGTGTTTGGCTGACAAGATGAGCCTGTTGGTCGTCTGTGTTGATGTGGTGAATCGCTGTTTGCACAAAATGAATATTGGGCTGTTTTTTGATGGCTTGATAAATATTAGCAGGGCTAAGCAGTCCACCCATTGGGACATGGCAAACGATGTCAGCCGTTGGATAAAGATGTGTGTCTATTTGATGAATCAGTTCATCTGGATAGGGAGCGATTTGTTCGGCTCGTTTTTGGGCGGATTTTTGGCTGGGCAACAAAAAGTCAATCACGCCCGTTTCTTCAAAGACCGACTGGTCGGTATTTAGATGGCGATAGACTCGCCAAGCATACAAAAATCCCACTGTGGATAGATGTTGATGAGCAGTTTGAATCAGACTAAGTTTTGGAGCAAACAACGCTCGTGGATTGCCTGACGCACCGCTCATTGGTGGATTTTGGTCAATGAGTGTGATGTGATGTCCACGCTTGGCAAGTGCATCAGCCAACATCACACCACTGATACCAGCACCAACAATGGCGATGTGCTTGGGGTGTTGTTGCGTTAAAGAGGACGGGGTGTCTTGATGGATTGTGGCGGTCAGCATTTCTCTTTTAAAGCCAAAGCCTTTGGTTTTTTTGACCAAAAAACCTGCCGCCATCAAACCACGCCGAACAAATCCTGCTGCGGTAAAAGTTGCCAAAGTTGCCTGATGATGGCAAAGTTTGGCAATCAGCTCAAATAATTCATCAGACCACAAATCGCTATTTTTACTGGGGTTAAAACCGTCTAAAAACCACGCCATCACACCGCCAGTCCTCCCCAGCATTGTTTGGGTCTCCAAGAGAGTGGTCAGGCTTTGTTTGGCATCGCCATACCATAAATCAAGTGTGATTTGTTCGCTGATGTGTAAGCGATGACAGCCCATCATTGGCAAGGGATAATTATCCAGCAAGGCATCAATCCAAACACTGGTATCGTCATTTCGCCATGTAAAAAGAGCGGTGCTCAAATCTGATTTGGATAGGGGGAATTTTTCGGTGCTGATAAAATGCAGATGAGCGTCTTTGGGGGCGGTTTGTTGCCACAGTAGGCAAGTCGCCAAAAAATTTAACCCTGTGCCAAAACCCGTCTCAGCAATGACAAATCGACTGCCTGATGGCAAATTGGCAAATCGATTGGGCAAATCATTGCCTGCCAAAAACACATGATGAGTCTCATCAAGCCCTCCTGCTTTTGAAAAATACACATCATCAAAGATGGGAGAGGTGGGGACAAGATGACCTTGTGCGTCTGATTGCCAGTCGATGACGGCTTGCTCAATGTGATTCATGACTAATCAATTTTTGGTAAGGCTTGTACAAAAGGCTTAATATCCACATGACTATACACCCCTGCTGTGATGTAGGGGTCGGTCTCTGCCCATGCCTGAGCCGCTTCTAGACTATCAAAATGAGCGATGATTAGACTGCCGCTCATGGCAGGTTCTGCGTGTTTGATGGGGGTGGGGCCTGCGATGACGAGACGATTTTGGGCATCTAAGGCGGTCAATCTTTCGATATGAGCTGGGCGTGCTTGTAGGCGTTTTTCGGTGCTGTCAGCAACATCATATCCGATAATGGCAAACAGTGGCATTGATTTCTCCTTGTAATTCACTGGTGTTTGATGTGGTCTAAATTAAGCATACCAAGCCAGCTTGTATGGTGCAAAAACCTTTGTGGCAGATTGCCTTGATGTGTCAAGAGTGGCTTTTGGCGATATGCTTATTTCATCATTTTTTTATTGATGATAAGGTGTTTATTGGATTTTTAGATGTTTACGCATCACAAAAAACATGATAATCATAAAGGCAAACATTACCATCATATCGCCAAAAGCGGTAAACTCGCCCCAATACTTACCATCAGCAAAAACAAAAGCAAAGAAAGTATGTAAAACTGCCATCAGGACAAACAGTCCCACCCAAGCTAGGTTTAGGCGTTGCCAGCCTGCTTTATCCAGCTCAAATACTGGGGTAAATAGCTTTTGGATAATAGGCATTCTGTCTTGATTAAACCAAGGCGACAACAGTAAACCAATGGCAAAAACAGCATTGATGATGATTGCTTTTAGGCGGATAAAATAATCATCGCTTAATGCCAGCGTAATGCCGCCAAAAACAACCGTCATCAGCAAAATAAACCATTGCTGCTTATTTAAGGAAAATTTTTGTTGAATGAATAAAAAACCATACACGATGATGCTGGCAATCAGCAAGCCTGCGGTGGCGGTCAAGGTGTGGTTATTATCCACGCCAGCCCCAAAAATCTGCAATAAAGGGTGGCTGGTGTCTTTTGGGTCGGTGGTTTTATATAAATAAAAAAAGACAAAGAGCGGAATGTAGTCAAGTAGGGCTTTCATAGATTTTGGTACGATTAAAAAACCATCATTTTACACGCTTTTGGGGGTAAAAGTAAAACAAAATACCATGCGTTTGGGCTGATGAATGAAGATGGGTGTTTGATGGCGATATTGAAGGAGTTTATTGTGATGGTAAAAACGACTTACCTATCTTAAAAATCTGCCAGCAGTCAATCAGGCTAAGGTTTTGATTTAGTTAGCATAGGATTGTGGCTTGTCTTTTTTTAAAGACTTAATGATTAAAGTTTGAATGAAGCACAAAGAGTTAATAAGCAAAACCCCACCATCAGGCAGGGTTTTGTGGGCAGATTAGTTTTTGAGTGTTTGCTCATCTGTTTTGCTTGCCACGATTGGTTTTAGTGGCATTAAAGGAGCGATTAGAGCGGCTTTTAATACCTCTTCAATCGTCTCCACAGGTTCGATAATCAAGCCTTCTTTGACATTGTTGGGAATTTCTGCTAAGTCTTTTTCATTGGACTTTGGAATCAGTACATGCTTGATACCACCACGATGAGCGGCAAGCAATTTTTCTTTTAGACCGCCAATGCGTAGCACTTTGCCACGCAAAGTAACCTCGCCAGTCATTGCAATATCAGCACGAATGGCAATGCCAGTCATCGCAGACACAATGGCGGTGGTCAGGGCAATACCTGCCGATGGACCATCTTTGGGTGTAGCACCCTCTGGGATATGAATGTGCAGGTCGGTATTCTTAAATTTTTCATATTCAATACCAAAACGCTCTCCGCCTGCTCGCACCACACTCATGGCGGCACGAATAGACTCTTTCATCACATCGCCCAAAGAACCTGTGAACACCAGCTCGCCTTTGCCTTGCATGGTGGCGGTTTCGATGGTCAGTAGTTCGCCGCCAACTGAGGTCCAAGCAAGTCCTGTGATACGACCAACCTCGGGTTCTTTTTCTGCCAAGCCATAATCAAACGGTTTAACACCCAGATAGTCATGAATATTAGCATCTGTGATGGTCAGCGTCTGAGCTGGTGCGGTGGCTGATTTTTTGCCTTTGGTTTTGGGTTGGTTTGCGTCGTGTTCAACGGCAGTGCGCACCGCTTTTCGGCTGATTTTATTGATTTCTCGTTCCAGATTTCGCACACCAGCCTCACGAGTGTAGTGACGAATGATGCTGGTGATGGCTTCATCTGTGATGTTAAGCTCATCTTTATTTAGCCCATTTTGCTCCAAGGCTTTTGGCGTTAGATAGTTTTGGGCGATGGCAAGTTTTTCATCTTCGGTATAGCCAGGCAATCTGATGACTTCCATGCGGTCAAGCAAGGCTGGCGGAATGTTCATGCTGTTGGCAGTACAAATGAACATGACTTGCGATAAGTCCAAATCTAGGTCAAGATAATGGT is a genomic window containing:
- a CDS encoding glycosyltransferase family 4 protein, which encodes MKVLQLCSSLKHDESERGVYAISHALIKAGHESVVIASADEDDELVTRLIRDGADYYRLDMPKKSWWALRHIWALRRIINTHHPDVIHVHSRTPAWVLHWALRHINVEHRPKIVSSLYGFYPLNQYSKAIFDADVLICASQSIENYFLKKLTKKHDRQLVCVSRGVDVRKYPYRHHSSVYWLHQVFAQYPELEHKKWLLFPTPIGNQYGQEWLVDILGNLQHKFENIHIIIMDEDPENKQTQCVFYEEFLQRLHALNLDKRVTFIGRNPVDKKEWLASANVVLALANRPESIGMTALQAIHLGTPVIGWAKGAFADILSALFPQGLVKEQSAIALCKAIKFQLSNRIRPAMTHEYVVEQMVAETLAVYQSLCPYCKLVNKDKYDKLTVCLSKE
- a CDS encoding peroxiredoxin, whose translation is MKNTQENIALPTFSVNLVKADGTHCQTNFDEICADKQGLILYFYPKDNTQGCTVQATDFSQEIKTLSQLGYRVIGISRDGVKSHQNFINKHALTIDLISDTDEALCQHFDVIKEKMMYGKTHLGVVRSTFVFDGNGQMIGSFRNVKAKEHLTNLLDFLKTAI
- a CDS encoding NCS2 family permease, which gives rise to MSLFSFLQVQERGSSVRQEVIAGLTTFLAMVYSVIVVPNMLSQAGFPAESVFIATCLVAGLGSILIGLWANVPMAIGCAISLTAFTAFSLVLGQGVSVPVALGAIFLMGVVFTLISVTGIRAWILRNLPASIAHGAGIGIGLFLLLIAANGVGLVVGNDAGLPVKMGQFTSLPVMLSLLGLVAIIGLERLKIKGSILWVIIAITAIGLIFDPQVKFTGSILKVPSFGAESLFMSLDVMGALNTAILPVVFALVMTAIFDATGTIRAVAGQANLLDKDGQIINGGKALTSDSLGSILSGVFGTAPAAVYIESAAGTAVGGKTGLTAIVVGVLFLLMLFFQPLAFLVPSYATAPALMYVGLLMLSNVSKLDFDDFIGAMSGLVCAVFIVLTANIVTGIMLGFATLVLGRLIAGEFKKLNIGTVLIAIILVAFYVLGYAI
- a CDS encoding TetR/AcrR family transcriptional regulator, giving the protein MQADTLFDDNQAHQNTPKKRKNNPEQLRHTLILTAKNLMVKEGIANLSMQKVADHAGTSKGGLFHHFKSKEELIAAVIGLFIAQLNTAILAKINQNPKQAGIFTRSYLDVLFYDPNIGMASAWANLRQVINADGQMQAQWQDWLNQKLRQFETTDGDPKFAVIRYAVDGAWLDDLLTTDETHRQRIYQHIITLF
- the queC gene encoding 7-cyano-7-deazaguanine synthase QueC, encoding MQTTNQQTAIVLFSGGLDSTTCLYWAKSHFDKVIALSFRYGQKHSSELNCAINIASSLGVEHRIIDIDIAQLGGSALTDETLAVPNYDENTTYSDEAQVAPITYVPARNTIFLSYALALAEVSQANHIVIGVSSVDYSGYPDCRPDFIEAFERLANLATVAGRQGNRLQIIAPLQHLSKAQTLQLGSSLGVDYAQTVSCYRADESGRACGACDSCHLRMQGFLEAGMADQTRYQDLS
- a CDS encoding MarC family protein, giving the protein MDTEIIKIILALLVLINPSGALILFLHFTSDYDLVSKRKVAQIACLTVFITIAFFVLFGQSILNGLGISLGSFRVAGGVLLFLIALSMMSDGKNPVKPKGDEVAQEVSHSLGIAVVPLAIPMMIGPGGISTVIIYSAQMQTMMDKMTIIVAGLCISLFCYLSLMAAERISRLLGDTGLSVINRIMGIILAALSIEIIVSGLRAIFPMLA
- the mnmC gene encoding FAD-dependent 5-carboxymethylaminomethyl-2-thiouridine(34) oxidoreductase MnmC, coding for MNHIEQAVIDWQSDAQGHLVPTSPIFDDVYFSKAGGLDETHHVFLAGNDLPNRFANLPSGSRFVIAETGFGTGLNFLATCLLWQQTAPKDAHLHFISTEKFPLSKSDLSTALFTWRNDDTSVWIDALLDNYPLPMMGCHRLHISEQITLDLWYGDAKQSLTTLLETQTMLGRTGGVMAWFLDGFNPSKNSDLWSDELFELIAKLCHHQATLATFTAAGFVRRGLMAAGFLVKKTKGFGFKREMLTATIHQDTPSSLTQQHPKHIAIVGAGISGVMLADALAKRGHHITLIDQNPPMSGASGNPRALFAPKLSLIQTAHQHLSTVGFLYAWRVYRHLNTDQSVFEETGVIDFLLPSQKSAQKRAEQIAPYPDELIHQIDTHLYPTADIVCHVPMGGLLSPANIYQAIKKQPNIHFVQTAIHHINTDDQQAHLVSQTHHITADHVVICAGFLSDTLSDELFVCRKIRGQLSWVAMNDEHHQLPSTPIKYDGYCGQFHEDNQTHLLFGASFVRNSTDDGVYDEEHQFNQDKLTHALPEIAKQISHQPLFGKAGIRAQTPDYHPIVGMIGDDDKRYAMYGMGSKGFCFAPLCSQILADIITGGILPIDAELLKKISPNRPRLQTPLTAD
- a CDS encoding YciI family protein is translated as MPLFAIIGYDVADSTEKRLQARPAHIERLTALDAQNRLVIAGPTPIKHAEPAMSGSLIIAHFDSLEAAQAWAETDPYITAGVYSHVDIKPFVQALPKID
- a CDS encoding inner membrane-spanning protein YciB, yielding MKALLDYIPLFVFFYLYKTTDPKDTSHPLLQIFGAGVDNNHTLTATAGLLIASIIVYGFLFIQQKFSLNKQQWFILLMTVVFGGITLALSDDYFIRLKAIIINAVFAIGLLLSPWFNQDRMPIIQKLFTPVFELDKAGWQRLNLAWVGLFVLMAVLHTFFAFVFADGKYWGEFTAFGDMMVMFAFMIIMFFVMRKHLKIQ